GCTCATGGACCCAGCGAAGAGCAAAGTGTTGATCGACTAATCGATATGATTATCAGTGTTTCCCGCTTGTGGTGATAGTAAGGTACGAACGCAACCCGGCATTGAGATCACCGTTCTCCTTGACCTTGTTCCCTGAAAGAAAGCCTGCAGAACCCGGATGAGCACGGGAACAAAACATCTACTAAATTCTTTTGCACCGAAGAGACCCAGCCGATACTGCATAGCGACAACAACCACTCCTTGTTTAGATTCTCGGACGATGTCCCCTAGTTGAAACGCTCCCAAGCTTCCAGAAATGTACCTATCTTTCCTTCAGTGTCTGGTTCGGTAGGTCATCATAACTCAGGACCTACCCTCCGCCATGGATCCATACCACCGTGGGTAAACCTTCCGACGGAGGTTTTGTACCCGGAAACGCGACACTGAACGAATTCAAAAGCGATTAAAAATCTGGTTGCAATCTGATAAACATAGGAGGGTCACTTCAAAAACAAGCAGTCCTCGCCCGTTCCCGGTGTTTGACGTGTCTGGACCTTCAATTGGGAGATCGCCGAGTGGGGGATGCTCGAGTAGGGATTTGTGGAAGCAGCGCCAGTTGGAGCTTGGAGGCACATCAGCGGATTGGCGTTGGCAAGCTGAACACCACTGGTATTTGGGGGTGCTTGTGGTGCCCTCCATCGATTCTTGCCTACAAAGGTTGAGTGAGGATTGACCAGAGAATGAGTAGATCCTTACCAGTAGGCGCAGCAGCATATCGTATTCCACGAAAGTTCGTCAGATTATTGTGTGCATCAAAAACACCTTGATATCGAGCATAACCGAGGTCAATGATAGGTGCACTCATTTTTTGGCCGGAAAGAGAGGGCTCTGCTAGTGCGACTCCTACCAGCGTCGCCAGTAAGACTTGTTGCAAGGCACGTTTCTTCATGTCGTGGAGTTAGATACCGATGAATGGTTATGGTTTCAGTGTGGTTCGAGTGCTTATATACGCGGCTGGAATTCATGTCACTTGACCGTCCTCCTGAAGAGAGAAATAGTCGGTGGTGAGAGGGTGAAGTGACCAGTCGTGCTGCCAAATAGAACGGTGTCAGAACTGGAAGTAACAGGCTGGTAAGACGTACTAATTGGCGATCCTGGTTCATTCCCCTGTTTCCTGTATCCTGTCTATCCCTCAGATTCAGTCAACTTCTCATCCAATCGTTGCTTTCTTATTCTCGATGGTACGAGCAGTCCCAATGTCACTGAGCCTGGCAGCAGTCTCGGCTGAGTAATTTCAGTGTCGTTAATACGGACATCCATATGCATGGAAGCGTCGTTTTTTCGTCTGTTAGTTCTGAGGAATGGCTGTCGCAAGGGTCGTTCAATGCCGAAACATGGGGAGGCGGTCTCGTTGAAAGGTGAAGGTCAGAAACCGGCCCTCATGTAAAGAAAACTGATCCAGTGATTGATACGAAATTTGGGTAAATTCTGGCTATACAAGGAAATTTCTACTGAATTCTACATGTACATAGTGACGTCAATTGTCTCCATCGGTAAAAACGTCCCTAATCCCCGACCACCATCAGAACAATTCTGCCTTCAAGCAAGTACATCTCAAGAAGTTCAAGCCGCAGTCCAACCTGCACCTTGAAGGGAGCGGTAAATTGAAATGCAAATGAGCATGTTTACCGTATACGTATACTACATGCACGAAAGGCGGTCCTGGGCTTGTTCTCCGATCCGTGTATATGGAATCGCAATTGTTTTACACGCTTGGCCTGCAGCACCACTACATCCTCTCACTGCCGACTATTCTTTTTTTTCGGTACagcaagaagaaaagaatacgACAAAGTCCAGGTACATACTTTGGTATACTAATCTAGAAAGGAatgttttgttttttctcACTTTTTGACGTGTGCTCAACCGCTCTTCCAATCCATACAGGTTACCTCCACAGTCTGACACCGTTCTATGTGGCAGCACGACTGCATCCTCTCAAAATCTCACCGCCGGCGATGTTCTCTGtccgggaggaggagaacggCTCGTATACACAAGATCGATCCGCACAGGGTACTTCCACGAACTGCAAAGTTGTGACATTGTTCGATCTGACAGTACGACTGCACCCAAGGCGAGTCTGTGGTTTTTGCTTTCCGAGTTTGAAGGCCCGAAGTCAAGTCGAAAGAAACCGGCCGCTTGAATTCTCGTTGTAAAGGCTCTGAACAGAACCTCAGAGAGCCagaaaggtataaaaggtgcGCTGTACACCCAGAGTCTTCCCATCATCCAAACTACTACTCAAAGCATCCTCATAACCTTGACAACTCAAACACCACAAAATGACCATCGATTGCACTGAGGTAATGTTGACCTTGGCATAATATACCCCATCTAACTAGATGTCCGTTCATACTCCAGTTCATGGGCGCCGGAATCGTCTACATCCGTAACGAGTCGGGCAACAACATGCAAACCTTTGTCTCTAAGCTAAGCCACGACTCCGGCAGCGACAATTGGTTTGTCGTCTCCGCGTCCTTTGAGGACGACGCTCACGCTAAATGGAACCGTTCGAACCACGGCTGGGAGGTGATCGCCTTCAAGGATGACCACAACAAACGTGTCGGGTTCTATGTCGACCTTCAGAACGTGACGACGTATGTGACGttccattccttctcaaacgTGCAGATCAAGCAGGTCCACAAAACCAATAGCGGGTAGATTGTTGTTTCCTTCACCGAATATTTTTATAGTATGCTGACAGTTTGGATAGATGTTGAGACCAATTCCATCCCTTAAAGAACTCGGAATACAAACGGTATCGGATTATTCACTCGATAAGGACACTCTCACCCCTTGCCTCGACTGTTATCAACATGCCCCTGCCTGCCAGACACGAAGTTATGACTCGGACTTGACTGCTGATCTGGAGTTGAAGACTCCAGAGATCCCACGACCGCGAAGGACATGTAGCGAACGATATAGCGTAGTAACAAGAGTACGCACTGGTAGTTAGAATCTGAGATATAGCTACGGCACTAGAAAAGGACAATTTAATTTTCAATGAAACTTTGGGTCACTTCAACAAATACGAGTTAATCTTGGATTTGGAAAAACATGTTTAAAGAACACTACCGAACATTCGAAACGGGGGGTACGAGTGAATGGATTCTGCTCTTTGACATGATGTTCCTTACTGGGACCTTTAagccatccttgaagtttccaGTTCCGCTGGAAACCCGATTTTGCACGGCATAAGATCACGAGAGTCGGTAGTTCCTTCAGGGGAGCCCCCGGTCCAGCAAGTTCTACGTTCATCGAGAAGTACGTCCCTTCTGTGTTGGATCAGAAAGGCGTTGTCACTGCCAATGGGCAGAGAAGAATACTATTTATAATCTCTGCTGCCCTGCGGGACCAAAAACGATAACCCAACTGTCATTCAATTTTGGTAGGAGAATATCAAGCACTCGAACGACAGCTGTCACTCGCACTTGCCCTAGCATGAACCAGGTTGGAGATGGCGAAGGGGACCTTGATTGCGGTTAGAGAGTACATTATTCCTCTGGACTGATCGGCGAACGAAGGCGTTATTGTGACAGAAGATGAACAGAGGGTGTGCTCGTATTTGCCGTGATTCGAGTTATTAGACATTCTATATTAAGCATCGACATACCCGAGCTTCCTGGTGTCTATCGTGAAGGTTACAGGTCCCTGCGTAATTTATGGAATGTGAGAAAGAGGGAAAAAGACAGAGTTGAGGAGCTCACCTCGTTTGTGAGCGAAACATTCATCATCGCGCCGAATCTCCCGTCTTCTCGAACGAATCAGATACCCGCTACGCCGTATTCGATATGAATTGCACCTTTGATCTTTTCCGGTATATATGCTTCTTTCAGCTTTTCGAGAAACGATGAATAGAGTTCTCGAGACGAATCTGAAGCCTACGATAGTCATGAGCAGAAGAGACGACTTGCAAAGTCAGAAGGTGCTCGCCATTGCATGATGAAAGTCAGGCTTATATCCTTTGTTTGTGTTTGCGAAAAGAGTGAACTGAGATACACATAAAACGTCGCCGTCTATGTCCTTGACGCTCCGTTTCCACATTTTTCCCTCAGTGTCGTCGAAGACGCGTAATCTGATGCTGGTGAACGATATCCAAGTTAGCGAGTCCTCGAGATTTTCCTATTTCGGTCGTAAGGCGAATTGTGATGAAGGCGATAGTCGAAGGAATATCGAACCCACATGAAAACGACAAACATCTTGTTGATCAGAGTCGTCGCATCTGCCATAGTATCATCTGTCCTGGCCGAAATCTTCAATGACTCGTCTAGAAGCACTCAGACGCGCATAACCTTTTCCTATTCCAACCAGAACCATCAAGCCTTGTGAAATTTGGGAGACGGTCTCACTGTCGACTACACAACATATAAACCAGATGAGTGTCgaacgaaaaagaaaaaccaaCAACTCACCGGTTACAGAGGCAGATGCTACCCTTTGAACAACGGCGCGCATTTCTCTCCAACTTCAACAATAAGACTTGAGTGCACACAGCCGACCGTGGAGAGGAGAGAAAGAATTTGGTAGTGAGGAGAACCAGGGACACCCGGAGTTGTCGGCCGAAATTAACCAAAGAAGGTACTGGCTTCCATCTTGTTGCCTGCTGCCTTCATCCTTTAATTAGTCGCGttcaaagttgaaacagCTACTTTGTAAGTCTGTAAATCGGCCCAGCTGTAAGTGCTAAACAACCAAAAAAGGAATGTGATTAGTAAGACTGCCGCGCCAGCCCAGCTCGCTCGAAAAAAATAATGCCCACCCCAGTTCAATACGTCAGGCGTTCATTCTACCGTTTTTGAGTTTAAaactctctatattttctcaTAATAGTTCAAGCTAGTCGATTTGTCCTAATTAAGCCCAAAACTTAGTCCCAGCAAGCAGTGGAGGGTGGGAGGGAGCTCACGGAAACCTCAAACGTGTCGCGCGGCAGTCTTACTAATCACCTTCCTTTTTCAGTTGTTTGGCACTTACAACTGGGCCGACTTACAGACTTACAAAGTAGctgtttcaactttgaaCGCGACTATTATTTGATTCATTCGTGAGTATTTGGTTGATTCCCGTATCGGAGCAGTCAAACAGAGGCGCTTAATTAGCAGTTCGCTCAGAACAGTCCAGTAGAGTCCAGTATTTAGCTGTGGTGTCGATCTGGGTGATTCCCACGTATCGGGTAGCGTTTTCCTTCACCCATCTTCCCCAACCTTGAAGCTCTCTACCACACTCAATGTGACCTATTACCTCCATTATTGTGCCGCCAACTGTGAAATGGATCAGCTACTCGAATCCATCCGATGGTCAAATTCTGAACAATCACGAGtcagcagaaatggatgttTCTAGACATTGTTATCTTGGATAGCATTTGAATGAAGAGGCTGGCTTGAAGTCCAGACAGGGTCTCGTCCCACTACTGCCCTCGGGTAGACCCTGGGGAGTTGGTTGATATTTTCGCGACTGTGCGTGACCTCATTGGCGAACGAGGATCCAAAAGTCTCGATCGGGCCAGAATGGAATGTCACCTGAAATAAT
Above is a genomic segment from Marasmius oreades isolate 03SP1 chromosome 4, whole genome shotgun sequence containing:
- a CDS encoding uncharacterized protein (BUSCO:EOG09264ZQC); translated protein: MRAVVQRVASASVTVDSETVSQISQGLMVLVGIGKDDTMADATTLINKIIRLRVFDDTEGKMWKRSVKDIDGDVLCVSQFTLFANTNKGYKPDFHHAMASDSSRELYSSFLEKLKEAYIPEKIKDGRFGAMMNVSLTNEGPVTFTIDTRKLGYVDA